A genomic region of Trifolium pratense cultivar HEN17-A07 linkage group LG3, ARS_RC_1.1, whole genome shotgun sequence contains the following coding sequences:
- the LOC123916718 gene encoding uncharacterized protein LOC123916718, with translation MSQTKTKKLFVVPRMKTKYFILSCFYALLLISVVAIDHSKVGKTEESKTNIRIDCYAYWPSRGAIWKGMEKGGNGWCGSGKMDAPTWRDNQHWGTEWRNGGGKNRGTKGRGVGYVQPIPSTGKGASGGVVLPIPGSGKEGGN, from the exons ATgtcacaaacaaaaacaaaaaaactttttgttgtACCAAGGATGAAAACCAAGTATTTTATCTTATCATGCTTCTATGCATTGCTTCTGATATCTGTTGTGGCAATTGATCATTCTAAAG TTGGAAAAACAGAAGAATCAAAGACAAATATTCGGATAGATTGCTATGCATACTGGCCAAGTAGAGGTGCAATTTGGAAAGGCATGGAAAAGGGGGGAAATGGTTGGTGTGGCAGTGGAAAGATGGACGCCCCTACGTGGAGGGACAACCAACATTGGGGCACAGAATGGCGGAATGGCGGTGGAAAGAATCGCGGTACAAAAGGGCGTGGTGTGGGATACGTGCAACCTATTCCCAGTACGGGAAAAGGAGCCAGTGGTGGAGTAGTCTTACCCATTCCTGGCAGTGGAAAGGAGGGCGGCAattga